In Aedes albopictus strain Foshan chromosome 3, AalbF5, whole genome shotgun sequence, the genomic window ctctttacgattTATGTGTTAAATATTGCAATGCCCTTTTTAGGGCGTACCTACCTACCCATTGATGATTCTTCTGAGAACTCTTGTTATGGAAAATAGTGGAACCGAATATAACAGGATACAGATTTGAACTTAATTAGAATTTAGTTATAACGACTtcattccttttttttttaaattataacgCCTCTTACTTTTTCCATTTCTAGGCAAAATCCCAATCGAGTCGTAGATCCCGTTCCCGATCACGCAAATCTGGCTCTCGCTCGCCGTCACAAGCCAAGTCCCAGAGATCCAAATCCGGATCCCGTTCCCCGTCGAAAAGTGGCCGAAGTCGTTCCGGTTCCGCCGACTCAGATGTGGGAGAAAAACGCAAACGAGCCGTGATTTCCAGCGATTCTGGTTCCGAAGGAGAGAAGGTACAgacaaaaaagaaaaacaagCTTATCGATTCCGACTCCGATGAGGCATCTGATCGAGGTGGTGGTGAGCCGGAGAAGGCAAAGGATAGCGTGACCGCCGATGCTCTTTTCGGTGACGCCGATGACATCAGTTCGGATGAAGCTTCCGAACGGGAACGGGATGAGCTAGACGATTTGGAAGATGACCAGAAGAAGGAAAGCGATCGGGAGCGGTCACGGAGTCGGAGCAGATCACGATCGAGATCCAGATCCAGATCGCGAAGTCGAGGCAGTGATCGGCGATCCTCCGATGAGGAAAGAGGTGAAGGATTGGCAAGATTTGACGAGCCAAAAGAACCGGAACCAGAACCAGAGCCAATCCCAGAGACCAGAATCGATGTTGAAATTCCAAGAATTGTCACAGATCTTGGTCGAGACTTGCATTTCGTAAAGCTTCCCAATTTCCTTTCCGTGGAAACTCGTCCATTCGATGTGGAGACTTACGAAGATGAAATTGACGAAGAGGAAACCTTGGATGAGGAAGGTCGACAACGTTTGAAGCTGAAGGTAGGAAACACAATCCGTTGGCGGAACAATATCGACGATGAAGGAAATGGAATTCGGGAAACTAATGCCCGCTTGGTTCGGTGGTCCGACGGAAGTATGAGTCTGCATCTAGGGTCTGAAATTTTCGACGTCTACAAGCAGCCACTGCAAGGTGACCACAATCATCTCTTCATTCGCCAGGGTACTGGTCTGCAAGGTCAGTCAGTGTTCCGGACCAAGCTCACCTTCCGACCACATTCGACGGAATCGTTCACTCACAAGAAGATGACCATGTCGCTCGCCGATCGGTCGACCAAAACGTCCGGAATCAAAATCCTCACCCAGGTCGGGTTCGATCCGGATGCAAATCGGAAAGAAAACATCCGTAAGGAAGAGGAAAAACTCCGAATGGCCATGCGAGCGAAACCCACTGGAACGAGCAAATCAAGCAGCCGGAAGCGGGATTCCGGTGCCAATGCAAACAGCTCATATCAACACGATGAAGGTTCGGATGACGAGGGTGGCATTTCAATCGCTGCCATCAAGAACAAATACAAGGATGACCGCTCGAAACCGAAACAGGGAGCCGCGATCTATTCGTCGGACGAAGATGGCTCCGACCTGGACATGGGTCGCAAGAAAAAGAACGTTGACAAGAAGAAGGTGCTTAAGGCGCTGGGAGATTCCGATGACAGCGACGAAGGTTCAGCCCATTCTGGTTCCGGATCCGGTTCGGGCTCTGGTTCTGATCGTGGATCTGGCTCCGGTTCTGGTTCAGAGGCCGGATCAGGCAGCGAGAAAAGTGGAGGAGAAAAATCTGGTGGAGGTGGCGGTGATGAAAGTGACGAGTAATTCAAAAGAAATTACATCTTTGTATCAATTCTAATACGCTAAGAATTCAATAAAGCTAGATCTTATTCATCCACAAAACTACATTATTACACACATTGTTCGACCGTCATCTTTAGAAGGCTCGACTTCCCCTCTAAGTTCCTTAGCTTTCAGCTCTAAATACGAATTCTCATACTCTTTCTGCAGGTTCTCCGGCAGAGGTTTAGCCCAATCATCCGGCACCTTGTCTCGTTTCTTCCACACATCGTTTCCGTAGTGCGCTCCAAGTCGTTCGGTACGCCTCACTTTTTCGCTCTCAATCAGCTCAAGTGCACTCTTTGTGTCATTCGGATTCCGCTCGAACCGGATGCAGTTGTCGAAATCTCGCTTCCACTGATTGCAATCGATGCTGTCCCCATGGATAAAGTATTGATGGAATCGTGCCCGAATGCTCGTACAATCATCATATTCCTCGTTGTAAAGATAGCAAGGTCGTATCTAGAATGCGAAATGCGTTCGAATTTGAATTCAATGAAAAGGGTAGGAATATCCGATAGAAACTTACCGACCACAGGTTTTTGAATACTTCTTCCTCTTCGGGAGTCTTTGGCTgaggaggaatttccgtaagCTGGGGAGGCATTTTAGGAGTTccgagatattcctggataaattgaacCACTGCTCGGATGTTCTGACGAAATTATGTAAACACACGGCAAAAGGAACCGGTCGTTTGACAGTCGAATAACTGTCATCAACATCAAAGGGCTAACTTGGCAATATTGgcaaatagtggtttctgcttttagtagtgttgcgtgtacgtacacgctgcattacacgaacaccacttgagttactggttgaaaatagtaaacaaagatcagctgttcccagcaaaatcaaatgggcatattttcaaccagtagatttgcattagtgttcgtgacaccgcgctgcgaaaccactatggcccaatgtcggcaccgctcaaacgtcaaatttcgcgtgagagtattgttcgtgcagttgaaaatcggaatttttgacacgcgaaaattgatttttctcctaaaccatgtgtcggacgtacgtcgggcacagtgcgctggatagaggcccaggtccgctgtccagcgcactacgtccgacgttaggtttcacgtatggattttgagaaaattcgattgtcgggtgtggggaatcttcgggtttcaaccgcgacgacaataagcaggccagaataaattcgtgcagtggaccatcttCATTGAAATGAGTCTGAGGTGGCGCTGCAATAGTCTATGTTACGAgcggattttatgaatgaattttgacaggaggtagtgtccaataacccgtgaaaaccacacGCTCCCGTCAGAaaacccattttttcattgctatctctgtcgctcttcaagaggctccatttaaaaatacccattttcaagttgggcggctcaactcataaatgggtatttttaaatggagacgcttgaagagcgacagagatagcaatgaaaaaatgggtattctgacgcgagtGTGCAATggcccactgcacgaatttattccggcctgcttactctcacgcgaaatttgacgtttgagcggtgtcggcaccgctcaaacgtcaaatttcgcgtgatagtaagcaggccagcataaattcgtgcagtggaccatatcatcatcaacattgttgtcacttcgtaaaatggctcatgaatcaattcagtaacaaattttgaaaacgacgtaccgtcttaccccgtttattcgacacgttttaataggacactttttaattcgtaccccgcttatacgacatatgtcgaattaaaaagtgttcaaacgtCGCAGCcatgtatggtaagtgggggcaggatgggtcacctaagaaatggatccctataactttctgaatataaatcgcatttctctgtattctaccacgactctcagatacattagtcagctatgatataagaatataaaaaggttataaagtttgaaacctgcgtcttgacaaacaattttcaaaacatgacccatcttgctccACCTCATTTTaatgggggcaagatgggtcagctataagaaaactcgattttcctccaacaaaaaatactatatcttctagtttttctctatacatctaagcttcatagacgtacagattacatgaagaaagtgttgaaacatatcggtagtgTAGCGTATTAACACGAACCGTCCCGACTTTCTGGCATGTTACGTCATACTAAATTATACAACACCAATACTGGTAAAGATACCAGATGTTCCTACCTTATATAGAAGACCTTGATTGATACATTGACAGGTAGCGAAAGGTAGAGAGAGAGGAGATTAGTCAGTGACAGACGGGCGCGGAGGTGAATACTACaactggcgacgaggatgggattctAAACAGCACGGaaggttgttgttgtttttcttctTAGTGAACAGTTTCCGGATCAAGTGGAGGAACGGCCAGGTAAGGAATCCGTTTGCATGATTTGGATTTGACCAAGAATGGACGGTTTTCGGTAGCCGGTGGAGAAATGTTTATTTTGATGCTCGTGATTTGcacgatgagcggaagttacccaGTAAAGTGTTTATTTTTACTCATTGTGTGGCTTGCATGCAAGGAAGAGAAGATTGCATGCATTTGAATGAAAAGGGAGAAGTGGTCAAGTGTGCGCAACGATACCTTTTGAGCGTCTTATTGCTGCGCATCTTTTGATTATATCGTagttgcgagaatcgtaaggattctccgcgtttagaaaatcattaggattttcttgggttgcgaagatcggaaggatcttccagttgcgagaatcgtaaggattctccgtgttcagaaaatcaggaggattttctcggattgcgaagatcggaaggatcttccagtagcGAGGATCGTAAGGATTTtccgtgttcagaaaatcaggaggattttctcggattgcgaagatcggaaggatcttccagtagcgagaatcgtaaggattctccgtgttcagaaaatcaggaggattttctcggattgcgaagatcggaaaGATCTTCCAGTAGCGAGAATCGCAAGGGttctccgtgttcagaaaatcaggaggattttctcggattgcgaagatcggaaggatcttccagtagcgagaatcgtaaggattcgctgtgttaagaaaatcaggaggattttcatgGGTTGCAAAGATCGGAAAGATCTTCCAaatgcgagaatcgtaaggattctccgtgttcagaaaatcaggaggattttcttgggtttcGAAGATCATAAGAATCTTCCAGTGGCGAGAACCGTAAGGATTCTTCGTGTTtagaataccaggaggatttttATGGGTTTCGAAGATCAAAAGGATCTTCCAGTTGTGAGAATTATTTAgattctccgtgttcagaaaatctggagaattttcttgggTTACGAAGTTTGAAAGGATGTTTCAGTTGCAAGAATTGTGAGGATTCTTCGTGTTcacaaaatcaggaggattttcttaagttgcgcagatcggaaggatcttccagttgcgagaatcACAAGGATTCACTAAATTCAGGAAATCTGGAAGATACCCGGGTAGTGGaaatcggaaggatcttccaatCGCATGTATCATAGCGATTCTACGTGTTAAGAAAATCAGGAGGACTTTCTTGTGTTGCGAAAATCGAAAGGATCTTTCAGTAGCGAGTGTTTCGGGGATCCTCAGTGTTTCAAGGTTGCTAAGATATGAAGGACCTTCCATTTGTGAGAAACTTGAGGAGCCTCCTcgttaagaaaaattcaatacaAAGAACGTCATTGGGTGGCAAAGATACAagataataactcaaaaacgaattcttaagatttcatccgacgtttcggtcactatataaccaacagtcgaaaaaaaaagaagaatgttCCAGTTAAGATAATCGTGGTTATACTGGAGGATCCATATAGTCGATGGGGTAAACGCTGGAGTATTTAACTACACTGAGAGTGCCTGGGGTTTATTGCAGAATATTCAAGTAACTTTTAATATGGAATTTAACTTGACATTCTTGAACGTAAAGTGTATCCATCACACAATAATGTGGCATGTTACACGATGggagaatgcaaaaaaaaaaaaagtgattggcGAAGAGAGGTCTCATGTGAATCGACATGTGAAGTTATagatgcgaagtaaatttgaacaaaTGGTTAGCATTGCGCATCATTCAGCTAGTTAAGAGCTACTACATGCACTCATCCGAATCGAGTAGTGACACATTAAAGTGagtaaaaactcaattttcgcaCCCCAGATTACTTCGGATTCCATGCAACAGCATAATAGTCGCAATGTTCATGTTATACTGAACTGAGAAACAAGTTTGGTCCCAATAGGACCGTCACGCCATTTAGAAAAGGAATCGAAGTAAGGATTCACTGCATTTTTGGGAATTAGCAAGGAGTTGTACGTTTGTGATTGTTTTATATTTACGTAAATACTAATTGTTCGTGTTTACAAAAATACTAAGTATTCGTGTAACTGAAGCTGAAAGAAGCTGCCGAATTCGAGGAAAGATAGAGGCAATGAACGATAGTGCTAAGATTGGATCGTTGATGAGTCTAAGGGAAGTGGTTTATAAGATGATGGCCTGCACATGATGTCTGTGTAGCTTTGCAACATGGAGTAGCTAATAATCATGTGGTGAGATTTCGGTGGAATTGCTGAACGGTATATGAATCAGCTGATTTGAAaaggatgaaataaaaaaaatatccagaagaatggAGTCAGTTGAGTTGTGTGAAATAGTgcacagaaaaaactgttgtgtaatatttcatctgaactgctgcaacccgatcaatacatcgattgcatgaatattacacaggacgatgtacacataagaacaaaagattttacatcaaaacgatgtaatcgtacataggaatcgtgattacatcggttatttagtacatcggaatgagttacatcgggcaggttgcatttattttttgctgtgtgagAGATGAAGATGAACAGGACGGATCAGTGTCCCAACTGATATGGAGAGTTGAGAGTTGAGAATCGTGACGGTCAACATACCTTATTGTCATACATGCTCGCCTCATTCGTTTTGTCAAATTGGAGACTGCAAGTtacattcccgttccggtcgaaaaaaaaaaagatttccggTTTCATTGTGCTTAcaacacaatatacaatttcacgcAATGGCAGGTGGGAGGAGGCACTTCAAATAATAACTCTGATAGTGCACAAAGAGAACCGGGTTGAAGAAAGACAGGTCGGGCTCTAGTGAGAGTCAGGATTTCAAAAGAAGCAAAAGCATCAACTAATTAATTGATTCGTTTAGTTCTGAGTGAAAATGTCGAGAATCACAGAATACACTTTTGGTTGTCCTACTGTTGTGTTTTGTACtactcaataaaaaaaatcaaagtattaAACGCAGCTCTAACGTGTTGCTGCTGACCGCATAACAACCGAAAGGTTGAGTGAGTGTATTATAGGTATGTGACCCACAGAGGTGAATTACACTTTGAAAACTTTACGGCCTATTTAACTAATTCACAAACTAATCATAAGTTAAACGAAAAATCAGCATGGATTTGAATATCTGATTGCTGTGGATGCGTTTATTCTGGTCACATTCTTAATAATTTCAGTAACTAGCGACTGGAATAATCTTTCTTGGGAAACGCTGTTCTCGTTTTCCCGTACACTGGAGACAAACTTCAATATAGCATCCGATTACTAATTTAGAAAGTTTGAATTCAAAGAGTGTTTCAATGAATTATTTGGAGGCCGTCACTGTGAGATTGATTATTAGGTGTCAATCCTAAGTATCGAAGTACTTGTGAAGCCCAATTCTGATCATGTTTTGCCGGCAAGCGCTGTAGCGAATAACCGGAAATAAGAACTGTTATATTCTTCAGATAAAGAAAAGCAAGGCAAAATGTTTGGTATGTTTGAAATATAAATGAATTTCAACATATATCTACTTTAGACAAGATGAAATTCCCTTTTTCCGAATGAACAGCTGATCCACATGTATGTAAACTTCGAGATGTTTCGATGATAGAGATAGAGTTAATTTGGCGTACGCGTATGTGGATTGAGCTTACAAGCGTTACAATAGTATTGATGTCTCCGAtgttaaaaataataattacacGGAGCAATGAAACTcgataaatgaaaataaaacggATTCGTGTAGGTGCAACGTAACATGA contains:
- the LOC109426226 gene encoding another transcription unit protein, which produces MGRKRDSEGSGSDSDSSRGSRSRSGTPQVAPTPGYSLDHHDSRSNSPQANRSRSGTPQNRSRSNSAGSNRSRSGSRQSGKSRSASRSQSPAGSQRSRSGSARSRSGSKSPAGSQRSGRSRSRSQASAGSAKSRSRSGTPANRSRSGTPVNRSRSGSPARSRSGSRSRSASPAKSQSSRRSRSRSRKSGSRSPSQAKSQRSKSGSRSPSKSGRSRSGSADSDVGEKRKRAVISSDSGSEGEKVQTKKKNKLIDSDSDEASDRGGGEPEKAKDSVTADALFGDADDISSDEASERERDELDDLEDDQKKESDRERSRSRSRSRSRSRSRSRSRGSDRRSSDEERGEGLARFDEPKEPEPEPEPIPETRIDVEIPRIVTDLGRDLHFVKLPNFLSVETRPFDVETYEDEIDEEETLDEEGRQRLKLKVGNTIRWRNNIDDEGNGIRETNARLVRWSDGSMSLHLGSEIFDVYKQPLQGDHNHLFIRQGTGLQGQSVFRTKLTFRPHSTESFTHKKMTMSLADRSTKTSGIKILTQVGFDPDANRKENIRKEEEKLRMAMRAKPTGTSKSSSRKRDSGANANSSYQHDEGSDDEGGISIAAIKNKYKDDRSKPKQGAAIYSSDEDGSDLDMGRKKKNVDKKKVLKALGDSDDSDEGSAHSGSGSGSGSGSDRGSGSGSGSEAGSGSEKSGGEKSGGGGGDESDE
- the LOC109424049 gene encoding UPF0545 protein C22orf39 homolog, whose protein sequence is MPPQLTEIPPQPKTPEEEEVFKNLWSIRPCYLYNEEYDDCTSIRARFHQYFIHGDSIDCNQWKRDFDNCIRFERNPNDTKSALELIESEKVRRTERLGAHYGNDVWKKRDKVPDDWAKPLPENLQKEYENSYLELKAKELRGEVEPSKDDGRTMCVIM